TCTCCAGTCTAACCTCTACCATATAATCACCCCTTGATCCCGGAGACGCTTATTGTAAATATAAGTCTCTGCGCGAAGACGAAGAAAAGTATTGTTGGAAGCAAATATAATGTGCCAGCCGCAGCAACTAATGGTAAATAAGCGTATTCAGCATATGTGTTATCTTCAATAAACTTGGCAAGAGTAATATCTACCATAAATGTTCTAACATATATTAGATCCATCCATCCAGCTAAGAAGCCGAACAACATAACAGCTGCTAAACCAGGCTTGATCATTGGCAACAATATTTTCCACCAAACCTTAAAACGAGAAGCCCCATCAACAATTGCGGACCATTCAATCTCCCATGGAATCATATCGAAGAAGCCTTTCATAAGCCAAGTAGCCATAGGGATCTCTATTGCGGCCCTAGCGACTATGACATAGAAGAAACTATAAATACTAACAAGCTCTAATGGAGGAATAAATAATCTATAAATAAAATAAACTCCAACAACTAATACGCTACCTGGAAAAGCATGTAGGAGTATGAGTAGGGCTAACAAGTGTTTCCTACCTGGAAAATTCATTCTCGAAATAGCATATCCATTAAGTGAACCAAGTATTGTAACTAAGAAACTAATACCTAGAGCAACAATTAATGTATTCAATACTATTCTCCAAATATTCACATGAATTCCTGCAAAAGCCGCTGTTCTACCTTGGAACAATAATATCCAGTTAATTAGAGTTGGACGGAAACTGTTCAGATCAAGACTTGTAAACATTGTCTTGCTAAAACTTGAGAGAATCATTAATAGATAACCTGTTATCAAGGGTATAGAAGCCAATATTATAGCTAAAAATATTAGTATCTCACTGCTTCTCTTCCTAATCTCAACATCTCTCATACCGGGCATTATATATCGCCTCTCGGGGGCTTGATCATTTTCTCGAATCCCATGAGCTTCAATGTTATAATGCCTAGTATAGAAGAAACAATTACTAGAACAACTCCTGCTGCAGCAGCTAGTCCCTGATCCTGTATACCTGTGAGAAAAGCTGTATTGTAAACATATAGACTCCACGTAGTACCATAATCTCTGTTTACAAGTCCCCATTTAACTAAGAGGAACAAGTGATCATATGTTGTTAAAAGACTGAGAAGCTGCCAAGTTGTAACATATGTGATGTGCCATTTAAGCATTGGTATAAGTATTTTACGTGTAATATCCCAGTTAGATGCTCCATCAACTCTTGCCGCTATCACTAATTCTTTAGGAATATTGCTAATAGCTGATGTAAAAATAATCATTCCATAACTAACCCCTACTAACCCATTTACGAATACTATGATCGCCCATGCCCCCCAAGGCAGTATTTGTTGTCCGAGATCAATGGGTTCATCGATTATTCCCAGTTTTAACAATATACTGTTAAGTGTGCCTATACTGCTTGGATGAAAGAAATAATACCATATCAAACTATATACGGCTACAGGAGTCATACGTGGTAACAACCATAATAACTGTGATGCGCCAGCAGCTTTCTCATTCATGAAAAATGTTCCAATAGCAAGTGCTAATCCTCCGATCACATTTATCGTTAAAGTTATTGATACGAATACTATTGTTGTAATCATAACGGCTTTAACAGATGGATCATGCGTTAATAAGTAAAATAATCGATAATAGTTTTCTAAACCAATGAATTCCCCAGCATATTTATCTATGTTCCAGTTTCTTAAAGGCGTAAAACTCATATAAACAGAGATAATAATGGGAATAATGAAGAAAACTATTACAAAAAATAGTGCGGGAGCTAAAAACTTTGATGCATCACTCCTTAAGAATTCTCTAAGATTTGAAAAAAAGTATTTGAGTTTAAACCCTTTCATGAACTCACCTCTTTATGGAAAGCTCCATCCTGCAGGTATTTCGCCGATTATTTCTGTATTATCTTTAAGGTCTGGATCGGCATTGATCTTTTGAACTAGGTAGTTTACCGCTTCCTCAGGGCTCATTTGTCCTCTTAATACCTTATCGATTGCATCAGCGAAGTAGTCAGCTAGTTTCGGATATAGTGGATGCACTGGTGTAAATGTTGTATATTCTAACATGTATGTTACATTCTTTAGGAACTCAATGTTTAATGGATTAGCTGTCTTTTCAATGATTGGTTTGATCTCGTTCCTAACTTGATCCGACAATATAAACGATAATGATTTCAAGTTGTCTATCCATTGTTTGTTGCCGAGGAGATCTGCTGCCTCCTTTGTTACGGGTAGGTGTGAGGACATTATGCTGTGAAGAGCAATTATGTCTGGATCACTAGCTTTAACGACGAGTAGGAATGCTAGTTTATGATATAGATCTTTTAATCTATCATAATCCGGGTTTTGATAACCTGCTTTACTATTAATTACCCAGGCAAACGGCTGGCTAAGGGTTACTGGTTTCTTCCCTGGCTCTCCTGCAGGGAATAATGTATAGTAGAAGAACCTCTTAACCTCCTCGGCAGTAAGTGGTCTTAACTCTCCAGTATTCGGGTCTGTATAGTAAGATTTTGTCTGCCACTCTGTCCAGTGCCATACACCTCCTATGAATGCGAAGGTTTTACCGTCAACTACTGTTGGATGTATTTGTTTGCCCCAATCCCAACTCATCATATCGCTTGGTAATAAACCAGCGTTAACGAAGGCTTTTTCTGTTGCAAACCACTTATACACTACTTCCTTATCTAGTACTAGCTTCCCTGTTTTCTCATCATATAGTTTTCCGCCAAATGCGTATATGAATTGTATTAGGTCTGGATGAGCTGATCCCTTTCTATGTATAAGTCCCCATTCAGCGCATCCCTTATCTTTTGCTTGCTTAGCTAAATTATATAGATCCTTCCATGTGAATTCTCCGCTTTTCACTTTTTCAGCTAGTCCCGAAAGATCTATTCCTGCACATGCTGCAACATCTTTCCTAATATATATTGGCCTAGCCTCTGTATCTTGTGGTATACCATAGATTCTACCATTATATTTCATTACAGTTATCAATGATTGATAGAATTTGTTTAGGAAGCCCGGATATTTATTCAGGTAATCCGTAAGATCCAATATATATTCTTCATCTGCTAAGTTAGCTATATATATGTATCCATTAGCCATTATATCGGGTGCTTGTCCAAGACCCCACTTATTAATATAGTCTCGATATATGGATTTTGGATTGGAAGCATAATATGTTGATACTTCTATTTTAACATTTATACCGTGATCACTCCATATCTTATTGATTCTCTCAGCAGCTTCAACTATACCATATATTCTCATTACACTATTAGGGTCTCCACCGCTCCATACCGTGTACTTAACAGTATTTACTCCATTATCCTGCAATGCCTTACCAATATTGACCGCATCAGTCTCTAAATTACCGGTTAATTCAACAGTTACTGGAGCACCCCCGCCACCCGTTTGCAACCATACAGCTATTCCAGCAATAACAGCAACAATAATTACTATGGTTATAATGATTGCTTGTAACCTAGTTAGAGCACTCGCCATATACACCACCCCGAGATAGGAACTTTTAAGATACGATGATAAATGATTTGAATAGATGAGCTAAGAGGGGAAATTAGATGTATGTTTCCAATTAATTATATTATCAATAATAACTTTTAAACTATTACTTGTCTTACCAGAAAGAGTTAAAACCTATCGATTCATGCCGATAACT
This is a stretch of genomic DNA from Staphylothermus hellenicus DSM 12710. It encodes these proteins:
- a CDS encoding carbohydrate ABC transporter permease, translated to MKGFKLKYFFSNLREFLRSDASKFLAPALFFVIVFFIIPIIISVYMSFTPLRNWNIDKYAGEFIGLENYYRLFYLLTHDPSVKAVMITTIVFVSITLTINVIGGLALAIGTFFMNEKAAGASQLLWLLPRMTPVAVYSLIWYYFFHPSSIGTLNSILLKLGIIDEPIDLGQQILPWGAWAIIVFVNGLVGVSYGMIIFTSAISNIPKELVIAARVDGASNWDITRKILIPMLKWHITYVTTWQLLSLLTTYDHLFLLVKWGLVNRDYGTTWSLYVYNTAFLTGIQDQGLAAAAGVVLVIVSSILGIITLKLMGFEKMIKPPRGDI
- a CDS encoding carbohydrate ABC transporter permease yields the protein MPGMRDVEIRKRSSEILIFLAIILASIPLITGYLLMILSSFSKTMFTSLDLNSFRPTLINWILLFQGRTAAFAGIHVNIWRIVLNTLIVALGISFLVTILGSLNGYAISRMNFPGRKHLLALLILLHAFPGSVLVVGVYFIYRLFIPPLELVSIYSFFYVIVARAAIEIPMATWLMKGFFDMIPWEIEWSAIVDGASRFKVWWKILLPMIKPGLAAVMLFGFLAGWMDLIYVRTFMVDITLAKFIEDNTYAEYAYLPLVAAAGTLYLLPTILFFVFAQRLIFTISVSGIKG
- a CDS encoding ABC transporter substrate-binding protein — encoded protein: MASALTRLQAIIITIVIIVAVIAGIAVWLQTGGGGAPVTVELTGNLETDAVNIGKALQDNGVNTVKYTVWSGGDPNSVMRIYGIVEAAERINKIWSDHGINVKIEVSTYYASNPKSIYRDYINKWGLGQAPDIMANGYIYIANLADEEYILDLTDYLNKYPGFLNKFYQSLITVMKYNGRIYGIPQDTEARPIYIRKDVAACAGIDLSGLAEKVKSGEFTWKDLYNLAKQAKDKGCAEWGLIHRKGSAHPDLIQFIYAFGGKLYDEKTGKLVLDKEVVYKWFATEKAFVNAGLLPSDMMSWDWGKQIHPTVVDGKTFAFIGGVWHWTEWQTKSYYTDPNTGELRPLTAEEVKRFFYYTLFPAGEPGKKPVTLSQPFAWVINSKAGYQNPDYDRLKDLYHKLAFLLVVKASDPDIIALHSIMSSHLPVTKEAADLLGNKQWIDNLKSLSFILSDQVRNEIKPIIEKTANPLNIEFLKNVTYMLEYTTFTPVHPLYPKLADYFADAIDKVLRGQMSPEEAVNYLVQKINADPDLKDNTEIIGEIPAGWSFP